One window of the Oligoflexus sp. genome contains the following:
- the htpX gene encoding protease HtpX, producing the protein MQWFKRIGLFFLLNMLIIVTLSVIANVFGLNRYLTPYGLDMKALAVFCLVWGMGGAFISLALSRVMAKWMMGVKVIPDNTYDQRLIELKQTVHSIARQAGLTTMPEVGIYESPDMNAFATGPTRSRSLVAVSTGLLHSMNPREVRGVLAHEVAHIANGDMVTMTLLQGVVNAFVMFLARIIAYGASQFFRSDEDEAPSMGIFYATQIVLEILFMILGSMLVAAFSRWREYRADAGAARLGGRENMIAALEALKRNMMLPPGQPASAAVQTMQIEGGRASGLMRFFASHPSLDDRIARLRDLRAA; encoded by the coding sequence ATGCAATGGTTTAAACGAATCGGTCTCTTCTTTCTCTTAAACATGTTGATCATAGTCACGCTATCGGTGATTGCCAATGTGTTTGGTCTGAACCGTTACCTCACACCCTACGGCCTTGACATGAAAGCCCTGGCTGTCTTCTGCCTCGTCTGGGGTATGGGTGGTGCCTTTATCTCGCTCGCGCTGTCGCGGGTGATGGCCAAGTGGATGATGGGCGTCAAAGTCATTCCTGATAATACATATGACCAGCGCTTGATTGAGCTGAAGCAGACGGTTCACAGCATCGCTCGCCAGGCGGGCCTGACCACCATGCCTGAAGTCGGCATCTATGAATCGCCTGATATGAACGCTTTCGCCACCGGCCCGACCAGGTCGCGCTCCCTGGTGGCTGTCTCGACCGGACTGCTGCACAGCATGAATCCACGCGAAGTGCGCGGCGTGCTCGCCCATGAGGTGGCGCACATCGCCAACGGTGATATGGTGACGATGACCCTGCTCCAGGGTGTGGTCAACGCCTTCGTCATGTTCCTGGCGCGTATCATCGCTTATGGTGCCTCGCAGTTCTTCCGCAGTGATGAAGACGAAGCGCCGTCGATGGGAATTTTCTATGCCACCCAGATCGTGCTTGAGATTCTCTTCATGATCCTTGGTTCGATGCTGGTTGCCGCCTTCTCGCGCTGGCGTGAATACCGCGCGGATGCCGGTGCCGCCCGCCTCGGTGGTCGCGAGAACATGATCGCAGCCCTGGAAGCTTTGAAGCGTAACATGATGCTGCCTCCGGGTCAGCCAGCTTCGGCTGCCGTGCAAACCATGCAGATCGAAGGCGGTCGCGCCTCGGGTCTTATGCGCTTCTTCGCAAGTCACCCTTCTCTTGATGATCGTATCGCTCGTCTGCGGGACTTGCGCGCCGCTTAA